One segment of Phaeacidiphilus oryzae TH49 DNA contains the following:
- a CDS encoding HK97 gp10 family phage protein, with protein sequence MANKFTLDKGGVGELLRSEGMRAEMLRRAELIKAAAEETAPEGGPRDPHRGLYRSSFVVVSSTRGGFKDDRAAAAVGNTAPYAADVEYGNGHVEAHHTLARAAQAGGG encoded by the coding sequence ATGGCGAACAAGTTCACCTTGGACAAGGGCGGCGTCGGCGAGCTGCTGCGCTCGGAGGGGATGCGCGCAGAGATGCTGCGCCGGGCGGAGCTCATCAAGGCCGCGGCCGAGGAGACCGCCCCGGAGGGCGGCCCGCGGGACCCCCACCGCGGCCTCTACCGCTCGTCGTTCGTGGTCGTGAGCAGCACGCGAGGCGGCTTCAAGGACGACCGGGCGGCGGCCGCGGTCGGCAACACCGCGCCGTATGCGGCCGACGTGGAGTACGGCAACGGCCACGTCGAGGCCCACCACACGCTGGCCCGGGCGGCGCAGGCCGGGGGCGGCTGA
- a CDS encoding phage tail termination protein, translated as MGAAVGSVDVEELLIAWLGEQLGTGVVVTTELGNDLADQLPTIQVTRTTGTDDGFRLDRAVVDIDAYAADRVAASNLAARIHGLMHTVLRGSTQPTAVVGSVVTVSSPSWRPYTNTLVRRVGATYAIHLHPVS; from the coding sequence ATGGGCGCCGCGGTCGGCTCGGTCGACGTCGAGGAACTGCTGATCGCGTGGCTCGGCGAGCAACTCGGCACGGGCGTCGTGGTGACCACCGAGCTCGGCAACGACCTCGCCGACCAGCTCCCGACCATCCAGGTGACCCGGACGACGGGCACGGACGACGGATTCCGGCTCGACCGGGCCGTGGTCGACATCGACGCCTACGCCGCGGACCGCGTGGCCGCCTCCAATCTCGCCGCGCGGATCCACGGGCTGATGCACACGGTGCTGCGCGGCAGCACCCAGCCGACGGCCGTGGTCGGCTCCGTCGTCACGGTCTCCTCGCCGTCCTGGCGCCCGTACACCAACACGCTGGTGCGCCGGGTCGGTGCGACCTACGCGATCCATCTGCACCCGGTCTCCTGA
- a CDS encoding phage tail tube protein has translation MTTPTPPAIARATDLSIVGANGGGWVAPAGSASPADPAVQPVSPWAAFGAISDDGLVNGVSEDSTDFTPWGLTAPVRTVITKSVRTFKATLWETANPIAMSLMYRIPASGFTADGQGITSYAETGSPEPDRRAFWFVVLDGSTMRGFYVPQGEVSDRNDITFKQDEMSGYELTITAYPDDAGSTVYHSDRLPVAGGSGDS, from the coding sequence ATGACCACACCCACCCCTCCCGCCATTGCGCGGGCGACGGACCTGTCGATCGTCGGAGCGAACGGCGGCGGCTGGGTCGCCCCGGCCGGCAGTGCGTCCCCGGCGGACCCGGCCGTGCAGCCGGTCAGCCCGTGGGCCGCCTTCGGCGCGATCTCCGACGACGGCCTCGTCAACGGAGTCTCCGAGGACAGCACCGACTTCACCCCGTGGGGCCTGACCGCGCCGGTTCGCACCGTCATCACCAAGAGCGTCCGTACCTTCAAGGCCACGCTGTGGGAGACCGCCAACCCCATCGCCATGAGCCTGATGTACCGCATCCCGGCATCCGGCTTCACCGCGGACGGGCAGGGCATCACCAGCTACGCCGAGACCGGCAGCCCGGAGCCGGACCGCCGGGCGTTCTGGTTCGTGGTCCTGGACGGCAGCACGATGCGCGGCTTCTACGTGCCGCAGGGCGAGGTCTCCGACCGCAACGACATCACCTTCAAGCAGGACGAGATGTCGGGCTACGAGCTGACCATCACCGCGTACCCGGACGACGCCGGCAGCACGGTGTACCACTCCGACCGCCTGCCGGTGGCGGGTGGCTCGGGCGACTCCTGA
- a CDS encoding aggregation-promoting factor C-terminal-like domain-containing protein, translated as MSISIGTVQVDVIPNTKGIQKRMQEGTAAPSAATGEQMGKIIGDRVSAAITDALKDSIPKGVPKTIPPATKGGDEVGGAFGRAMSARIRAAMASLPNIKVDADTSEADKELAALRERLKTLAGKSVGVDIDAADAEAELAAIQAELERVSADHPNIVIRTDAAKALSEVQAVRTELAGLGQEKVEPEVEPKVNEGAFAARLRAQLAAAQTALPTIEVDADADPALVKIQTVRGSLAELSSMRLGVDIDAASALAKVAEIRASLEALGGEDAPIDVQVDSARAIAALAVIQAQVDALSKEEPEVQVDVEPPADGVFGARLRAQVAAAQAALPDIQVDADTDPAAAKVAEIRADLAALSTARVGVDIDAAAALAKVVEIRAALAEINGKNASIDLQVDAARAEAQLAAFQAEVEAVGAQSPSVRVSADTGSAMAQLTALGVELAIIGAIQVGPVAAAGIGSIAAAAGAAAAGVGVLAAVAGPAIAGISKALQAQTAAQQASTTATNSGASAMVQAQQKAIQLASARAALATAERNGAQQVQQAEQQLAQARTSAAQQVQQADRQVQQAEESLQQAQQQETQAQQALTQARKDAAQQLQDLANQLADSQLSQRQDVLNVTDAEKQLAADRAAGAKVSAEQIAKDQLAYDQAVQALKEQQLQTSRLTQQKAAADKAGISGSQAVKTAEQQLAQAQQEVRDRTQAVADAEQAAAQARVQGQQQIAQAQQRVAQAQASAADSIASAQRQIQSAELSTASSAGVASTAQQKYQAALAKLSPSAVGLMHAFTGLKTEYLAWSTALQPEVLPLLTRAINGAAGSLHLFTPMVHEAAAGVSDLEGTVSKDVKSPFWDRFLVDLTGNVRPAISGLGIAFANVFTGMAGVVDAFLPHTKGFVGFLDDVTAKFSRWGTGLKGSPAFEAFMSYVATNGPRVGQLVGDILQAALALSQALAPLTGPLMTVVDDVVKGIGWLATNYPGVIQVLWIGVAVWKASQLAAGLAAAAIGAYSAATAFATDETVAFDAAIQGTVIVPIIEAIIAAVALLVIGVIYAYNHWSWFRTIVDGAVHGIATVALWLWNVVLKPTFNFIWAAIQLVGQVAVWLWKNAIAPAFNFIGLAARVLFAIFLTVLITPAVILFHLLGAAASWLWTNAIKPAFTWIGALAGWLYQHALQPAFHGISVAASAVGAAAMWLWQHAIYPAFHWIADLAIWLYQHVIGPQFHAIAAVATWLWDHGLSPAFSLINQGVNLVAGAFKSAVGFIGTWWGKLEDVAKKPVNFVINTVYTHGIKEVWDKIAGVVHLPKLPNAPKLLAAGGTVGPGWGPAVPMVTNRPTAIVGEGRTQYPEYVIPTDPRYRGRAQALWQAAGTQLMADGGILGDVWGGITGFGKGLLSGLSSAADILADPGKLWTKATSPITSTVNRLAGQSPWAKMVMQFPRKMISGLKDHLLSLIGLGGGSGGAGGDTSVHGASAAAAQAIARQLLPSYGWGPGQMTPLIKLWNQESGWRWNALNPSSGAYGIPQSLPASKMASAGPDWRTNPATQERWGLSYIKGRYGSPAGAWAHEVAMNWYDSGGYIPPGLSLVANGTGKPEPVLTDSQWSAIAAATKGGDSAGGQFTGQLYLDSGELLGLVRGEIESETTRHTAALTAGRKSA; from the coding sequence GTGTCCATCAGCATCGGGACCGTCCAGGTCGACGTCATCCCCAACACCAAGGGCATCCAGAAGCGGATGCAGGAAGGCACTGCTGCGCCGTCTGCCGCGACCGGCGAGCAGATGGGGAAGATCATCGGGGATCGGGTGTCCGCCGCGATCACCGATGCGCTGAAGGACTCCATCCCGAAGGGCGTCCCGAAGACGATCCCGCCGGCGACGAAGGGCGGCGACGAGGTCGGGGGCGCGTTCGGCCGGGCGATGTCCGCCCGGATCCGCGCCGCGATGGCGTCCCTGCCGAACATCAAGGTCGACGCGGACACCTCGGAGGCGGACAAGGAGCTGGCGGCTCTCCGAGAGCGGCTGAAGACGCTGGCGGGCAAGTCGGTCGGCGTAGATATCGACGCTGCGGATGCCGAGGCGGAGCTCGCGGCGATCCAGGCCGAGCTGGAGCGCGTCTCCGCCGACCACCCGAACATCGTGATCCGGACGGACGCCGCGAAGGCCCTCAGCGAGGTGCAGGCGGTCCGGACCGAGCTGGCCGGGCTCGGCCAGGAGAAGGTAGAGCCCGAGGTCGAACCGAAGGTCAACGAGGGCGCCTTCGCCGCGCGGCTGCGAGCGCAGCTCGCTGCGGCGCAGACCGCGCTGCCGACGATCGAGGTCGACGCGGACGCCGACCCTGCGCTGGTCAAGATTCAGACGGTCCGCGGGTCCCTGGCGGAGCTGTCCAGCATGCGCCTGGGCGTGGATATCGACGCGGCCAGCGCGCTGGCCAAGGTCGCCGAGATCCGCGCCTCGCTGGAGGCCCTGGGTGGCGAAGACGCCCCGATCGACGTCCAGGTCGACTCGGCCCGGGCGATCGCGGCCCTGGCGGTCATCCAGGCCCAGGTCGACGCGCTCAGCAAGGAAGAGCCCGAGGTACAGGTCGATGTCGAGCCGCCGGCCGACGGTGTCTTCGGGGCGCGGCTGCGGGCCCAGGTGGCGGCGGCGCAGGCCGCGCTCCCGGACATCCAGGTCGATGCGGACACCGATCCGGCTGCGGCCAAGGTCGCCGAGATCCGCGCGGACCTGGCGGCCCTGTCCACCGCCCGGGTCGGGGTGGACATCGACGCTGCCGCGGCCCTGGCGAAGGTCGTCGAGATCCGCGCGGCCCTCGCGGAGATCAACGGCAAGAACGCCTCGATCGATCTGCAGGTGGACGCCGCGCGGGCGGAAGCCCAGCTCGCTGCGTTCCAGGCCGAGGTCGAGGCGGTGGGGGCGCAGAGCCCGTCGGTGCGGGTGAGCGCGGACACCGGCTCGGCCATGGCCCAGCTGACGGCGCTCGGCGTGGAGCTGGCCATCATCGGGGCGATCCAGGTGGGGCCGGTCGCCGCGGCGGGGATCGGGTCGATCGCGGCCGCGGCGGGTGCCGCGGCGGCCGGCGTCGGCGTCCTCGCCGCGGTGGCCGGCCCGGCGATCGCCGGCATCAGCAAAGCATTGCAGGCGCAGACCGCAGCCCAGCAGGCGTCCACCACCGCGACGAACTCCGGCGCGTCGGCGATGGTGCAGGCCCAGCAGAAGGCGATCCAACTCGCCTCGGCCCGGGCGGCGCTGGCCACGGCGGAGCGCAACGGGGCCCAGCAGGTACAGCAGGCTGAGCAGCAACTCGCCCAGGCCCGCACCTCGGCGGCCCAGCAGGTCCAGCAGGCCGACCGGCAGGTCCAGCAGGCCGAGGAGTCTCTCCAGCAGGCGCAGCAGCAGGAGACCCAGGCCCAGCAGGCCCTCACCCAGGCCCGCAAGGACGCCGCGCAGCAGCTGCAGGACCTCGCCAACCAGCTCGCCGACTCGCAGCTGTCGCAGCGTCAGGACGTCCTCAACGTCACGGACGCCGAGAAGCAGCTCGCCGCCGACCGGGCGGCCGGCGCGAAGGTGTCCGCGGAGCAGATCGCCAAGGACCAGCTGGCCTACGACCAGGCGGTGCAGGCCCTCAAGGAGCAGCAGCTCCAGACCAGCCGCCTGACCCAGCAGAAGGCCGCGGCGGACAAGGCCGGCATTTCCGGCTCGCAGGCGGTCAAGACGGCTGAGCAGCAGCTCGCCCAGGCCCAGCAGGAGGTGCGGGACCGCACCCAGGCTGTGGCGGACGCCGAGCAGGCCGCGGCGCAGGCCCGGGTGCAGGGGCAGCAGCAGATCGCGCAGGCCCAGCAGCGGGTGGCGCAGGCGCAGGCCTCTGCCGCGGACTCGATCGCCTCGGCGCAGCGGCAGATCCAGTCCGCTGAGCTGTCGACCGCGTCCAGCGCCGGCGTCGCGTCCACGGCGCAGCAGAAGTACCAGGCTGCGCTGGCGAAGCTCAGTCCGAGCGCGGTCGGCCTCATGCATGCCTTCACGGGGCTGAAGACCGAGTACTTGGCCTGGTCGACGGCGTTGCAGCCGGAGGTGCTGCCGCTGCTCACCCGGGCGATCAACGGCGCCGCGGGGAGTCTCCACCTGTTCACCCCGATGGTGCACGAGGCGGCGGCCGGCGTCTCCGACCTGGAAGGCACCGTCAGCAAGGACGTGAAGTCCCCGTTCTGGGACCGGTTCCTGGTTGACCTCACCGGCAACGTGCGCCCGGCGATCAGCGGACTCGGCATCGCCTTCGCCAACGTCTTCACCGGCATGGCCGGGGTGGTCGACGCATTCCTGCCGCACACCAAGGGCTTCGTCGGCTTCCTCGACGACGTGACCGCGAAGTTCTCCAGGTGGGGGACTGGGCTGAAGGGCAGCCCGGCCTTCGAGGCCTTCATGAGCTACGTCGCCACCAACGGGCCGCGCGTGGGCCAGCTGGTCGGCGACATCCTCCAGGCTGCCCTGGCACTCTCCCAGGCCCTGGCGCCGCTGACCGGTCCCCTGATGACCGTCGTCGATGACGTGGTCAAGGGCATCGGCTGGCTCGCCACGAACTACCCGGGCGTCATCCAGGTCCTGTGGATCGGGGTGGCCGTGTGGAAGGCCAGCCAGTTGGCCGCAGGGCTCGCCGCGGCCGCGATCGGCGCGTACTCGGCCGCCACGGCGTTTGCCACGGACGAGACCGTGGCGTTCGACGCCGCGATCCAGGGCACGGTGATCGTGCCGATCATCGAGGCGATCATCGCGGCGGTCGCCCTACTGGTCATCGGCGTGATCTACGCCTACAACCACTGGTCCTGGTTCCGCACCATCGTCGACGGCGCGGTTCACGGGATTGCCACGGTCGCCCTGTGGCTGTGGAACGTCGTGCTCAAGCCGACGTTCAACTTCATCTGGGCCGCGATCCAGCTGGTCGGCCAGGTCGCGGTGTGGCTGTGGAAGAACGCGATCGCGCCCGCCTTCAACTTCATCGGCCTCGCCGCCCGGGTCCTCTTCGCGATCTTCCTCACGGTGCTGATCACCCCGGCTGTGATCCTCTTCCACCTGCTCGGGGCCGCCGCATCGTGGCTGTGGACCAACGCGATCAAGCCCGCCTTCACCTGGATCGGCGCCCTGGCGGGCTGGCTCTACCAGCACGCCCTCCAGCCCGCCTTCCACGGCATCTCGGTCGCCGCCTCAGCGGTCGGGGCCGCAGCCATGTGGCTGTGGCAGCACGCCATCTACCCCGCCTTCCACTGGATCGCGGACCTCGCCATCTGGCTCTATCAGCACGTGATCGGCCCTCAGTTCCACGCCATTGCGGCGGTCGCCACCTGGCTCTGGGACCACGGCCTCAGCCCCGCGTTCTCGCTGATCAACCAGGGCGTCAACCTCGTGGCCGGCGCCTTCAAGAGCGCGGTCGGCTTCATCGGCACCTGGTGGGGGAAGCTGGAAGACGTCGCCAAGAAGCCCGTCAACTTCGTGATCAACACCGTGTACACGCACGGGATCAAGGAGGTCTGGGACAAGATCGCGGGCGTCGTTCACCTGCCGAAGCTGCCGAACGCCCCCAAGCTCCTGGCCGCGGGTGGCACCGTCGGACCCGGCTGGGGCCCGGCCGTGCCGATGGTCACCAACCGGCCGACCGCGATCGTCGGCGAGGGCCGGACGCAGTACCCCGAGTACGTGATCCCCACCGACCCGCGCTACCGGGGTCGGGCGCAGGCGCTGTGGCAGGCCGCCGGCACCCAACTCATGGCCGACGGCGGGATCCTGGGCGACGTCTGGGGCGGCATCACCGGCTTCGGGAAGGGGCTGCTGTCCGGGCTCTCCTCGGCCGCCGACATCCTCGCCGACCCCGGGAAACTCTGGACGAAGGCCACCAGCCCGATCACGTCCACGGTCAACAGGCTGGCGGGGCAGTCGCCTTGGGCCAAGATGGTCATGCAGTTCCCGCGGAAGATGATCAGCGGGCTGAAGGATCACCTGCTGAGCCTGATCGGTCTCGGCGGCGGCTCCGGCGGTGCAGGCGGGGACACCTCGGTGCATGGTGCCTCGGCGGCCGCGGCGCAGGCCATCGCCCGCCAACTCCTGCCGTCCTACGGCTGGGGCCCGGGCCAGATGACGCCCCTGATCAAGCTCTGGAACCAAGAGAGCGGGTGGCGCTGGAACGCGCTCAACCCCTCCAGCGGCGCCTACGGCATCCCGCAGAGTCTCCCCGCGAGCAAGATGGCGTCGGCCGGCCCGGACTGGCGCACCAACCCGGCCACGCAGGAACGCTGGGGTCTGAGCTACATCAAGGGCCGGTACGGCTCGCCGGCGGGCGCCTGGGCGCACGAGGTCGCAATGAACTGGTACGACTCCGGCGGCTACATCCCGCCGGGCCTGTCCCTGGTGGCCAACGGAACCGGCAAGCCGGAGCCGGTCCTCACCGACTCCCAGTGGTCCGCGATCGCCGCGGCGACCAAGGGCGGCGACAGCGCCGGCGGCCAGTTCACCGGCCAGCTCTACCTCGACTCGGGCGAACTCCTCGGCCTGGTGCGCGGCGAGATCGAATCCGAGACCACGCGGCACACCGCCGCTCTTACCGCAGGAAGGAAGTCCGCATGA